One Nocardia huaxiensis genomic window, GGCATCATCAAAGGCTTTGCGACCCACTGCAGTTTGTCGTGTCCGGTCACAGCGCCGAACACCGTCAAGGCCGCCGCTCCGACGTAGGCCGCACGGAATGGCCTGGGCCGCTTCACCATCGAATATCCGTTCCGAAAGCTCAGAAGCTGGGTTCCGCCGGGGCCGGCGGCAGCACCGCGACCTGGCCGGCGTAGGACAGGCCCGCGCCGAAGCCGAGCAGCAGCGCCAGCTGTCCGCCCTTGGCCTTGCCGGTGGCCAGCATCTCCTCCATGGCCAGCGGAATCGAGGCGGCCGACGTATTGCCGGTGTTCTCGATGTCGTTGGCCATGGGCAGGTCGTCGGCGAGCCCGAGGTTCTTCTTCATGAGCTCGTTGATGCGCGCATTGGCCTGATGCGGGATGAACACCTCGATGTCCTCCTTGGCCACACCCGACACCTCGATGGCGCTGGACAGCGCACGCGGCAGCGTGACCGCCGCCCAGCGGAAGACCTTGGGGCCCTCCATGTGCAGCGACATGCGCCCGACGGCTTCGACGGCCGGGTCGGTGCCCTGCAGGCGCTGCGCCTTGTTCATGAATTCCAGGAAGTCGACGTCCTGGGCGATGGCTTCGGCGTTCTCGCCGTCGGAGCCCCACACGGTCGGCGAGATGCCGTTCTCCTCGCTCGGCCCGACCACGACCGCGCCCGCCCCGTCACCGAAGATCATGGCGGTGCCGCGGTCGGTCGGGTCGAGGCCGACGGTCATGGTTTCCGCGCCGATGACCAGGATGTATTCGGCCGAGCCGGAGCGGATCATGTCGGCGGCGACACCCAGGCCGTAGCCGAAACCGCCGCAGCCGGAGGTGAGGTCGAAGGCCGGGATGCCGTTGATGCCGAGATCCGAGGCGATGGTGGGAGCGCCGTGCGGGGTGAGTTTCAGCCAGCTGGAGGTGCAGAGGATGAGCGCGCCGATCTTGGACCGGTCGATGCCGGTGTTCTTCAGCGCGCGGTCACCCGCGGCCACCGCCATGGTGCGCAGCGTCTCGTCGCCGGAGATCCAGCGCCGGTTGTTGATGCCGGTGCGGTCGAAGATCCACTCGGGGGTGGAGTCGAGGACCTCGCACACCTCGGCGTTGCTCACGATGCGTTGCGGCCGGTAGGCACCGATGCCGAGCATCGCAACATTCTGAATACCCTTGTTGATTGCAATGCTCACCACTGGTGACTCACACGACCCTTCACAACACCTTTGTCGGACGTAAGACCAGCACACAGGCTAACCCAGAGCAAGGGTTCAGCCCAGGGCCATATGTACTTCACCCGCAAGTAGCCTGCCAGAGCTCGTACCGTGGCAGTTTCTGCGGGCTCAGCCCAGCGACAGATCCTTGAGCCCGAGGATGGACCGGTACTCCAGGCCCTCGGCCGCGATGACGCCGTCCGCGCCGGTCTCGCGGTCGACCACGGTCGCCACGCCCACCACGATCGCGCCCGCGTCACGCAGTGCGCGCACGGCGGTGACCGGCGAGTTTCCGGTGGTGGTGGTGTCTTCCACGACGAGCACCCGCTTGCCCACGATGTCCGGGCCCTCGATCTGACGCTGCATGCCGTGCGACTTGGCGGCCTTGCGGACCACGAAGGCGTCGATGGGCCGGCCGGGTGCGTGCATGACGGCCGCGGCCACCGGGTCGGCGCCCATGG contains:
- a CDS encoding beta-ketoacyl-ACP synthase 3 → MVSIAINKGIQNVAMLGIGAYRPQRIVSNAEVCEVLDSTPEWIFDRTGINNRRWISGDETLRTMAVAAGDRALKNTGIDRSKIGALILCTSSWLKLTPHGAPTIASDLGINGIPAFDLTSGCGGFGYGLGVAADMIRSGSAEYILVIGAETMTVGLDPTDRGTAMIFGDGAGAVVVGPSEENGISPTVWGSDGENAEAIAQDVDFLEFMNKAQRLQGTDPAVEAVGRMSLHMEGPKVFRWAAVTLPRALSSAIEVSGVAKEDIEVFIPHQANARINELMKKNLGLADDLPMANDIENTGNTSAASIPLAMEEMLATGKAKGGQLALLLGFGAGLSYAGQVAVLPPAPAEPSF
- the pyrE gene encoding orotate phosphoribosyltransferase, encoding MTQVSTTDRDRLAELVRALAVVHGRVTLSSGKEADYYVDLRRATLHHEAAPLIGKLLRELVADWDFDAVGGLTMGADPVAAAVMHAPGRPIDAFVVRKAAKSHGMQRQIEGPDIVGKRVLVVEDTTTTGNSPVTAVRALRDAGAIVVGVATVVDRETGADGVIAAEGLEYRSILGLKDLSLG